ACTGCCTATGTTGCACATAAAATGCAGGTGCCAGTAAAAACAAAAATAACGGCTGGATTAAGAATCTACGAACATAAAAGAGCGTTATATGCGCTCCAGCCTCAGAATTGTGCAGGAGTAGTAAAAACACTACACCTAGTACAACCCCAGCAATAGCATATAAAATTGCTGAAAATTTCACGACTTCCCATTTCTGAAATAGCACCCAGAGAATACCTAGCGAAATAGCTGTATTCAATAAAAATCTGATTAATGTATGTGCCATAACACTAGCAATATTTAAATCTGGTAGCGGTGCGGTAGTATGATCTGTCTTAAAGAAAAGTAACAGCGGATCGTAAAACAGATC
This Rasiella rasia DNA region includes the following protein-coding sequences:
- a CDS encoding exosortase F system-associated membrane protein, with translation MSRLTKLFWVCLGFGLLVLIRVFEADLFYDPLLLFFKTDHTTAPLPDLNIASVMAHTLIRFLLNTAISLGILWVLFQKWEVVKFSAILYAIAGVVLGVVFLLLLHNSEAGAHITLFYVRRFLIQPLFLFLLAPAFYVQHRQLN